From the Burkholderia sp. WP9 genome, the window GTCGTGCCATGAAACGACGTCGGGCGGATCGGTGGCAAGCCAGCCGCTCATCTGCACCTTGTACGCTTCTTCGGTGATGTAGGTCACCTTCAGATCGACATCGGGATTGGCCTTCTTGAACTTGTCGAACGCGTCCTGCCATGTCGAGCGCTGATTCCCGCGCGCCGATACGTTGACGTTGAGCGTGGCGGCGTCGACTGCGGCGCAGCAGAGCGAACCGGCGACCAGTGCGGCTGCGATCGACACGTGTGCAAGACGGCGAAGGCGAAAAGCAATCATCTTGTGTCTCCTTGATACCTTGTTGGCCGGCAGCGCGGCTGCCGGCAATGTAACCCGCTCTGTGGCGGAATTCGGCTTTGATGAATCAGTTGTTGCTTCAAACGCTCACGAACCAAAACTCAAGCGGCGGCGCGTTCGGGCTCGAACGCGCTTCGCCGCAGTGCAATCCCATCCGCGTCGAACAGATGACAGGCAGAAGGCGGAACGTGAATGGCAATACGCTCGCCCGACCCGATCGGCGTATCGCCCGCGGCCTTGGCGATGAGCGTGCCCGCCGCATGATCCGCGTGGACATAGCTGTGCTCGCCGAGCCGTTCCGACAGCACCGTCGTGCACTGCACGGACTGCCCGGCGCCGTCGAGGCGCAGATGTTCCGGCCGCACGCCGAGCGTGACCGGCTGGCCGCGCTGCAAACGTTGACCGTCGACCTGTGCGGTCAATCGCTCACCGCTTTGCGTCAGCGTGACCGTTACGCTCCCCGGCTCGATCGAATCGACCACGGCGTCGATAAAATTCATGCGCGGCGAACCGATGAAACCCGCCACGAAGCGCGACTTGGGATGGTGATACAACTCGAGCGGCGCCCCGCTTTGCGCGATGCTGCCGAAGCGCTCGGCGTCAGCACCCGCATGCAGCAGCACGATCCGGTCGGCGAGCGTCATCGCTTCGACCTGGTCGTGGGTCACGTACACCACGCTCGCGTTGGCAAAGCGCTGATGCAAACGCGCGATTTCGACGCGCGTCTGGCCACGCAGCGCGGCGTCGAGATTCGACAGCGGCTCGTCGAACAGGAACACGCCGGGCTCCCGCACGATCGCGCGGCCGATCGCGACGCGCTGTCGCTGCCCGCCCGAAAGCGCCTTCGGATAGCGCTCCAGAAAGCTGTCCAGTTGCAGAATGCGCGCGGCTTCGCGCACCTTGCTGTCGATCACGTTCTTGGGTTGTTTCGCGAGCTTCAGACCGAATGCCATGTTGTCGAACACGGTCATGTGCGGAAACAGCGCGTAGCTCTGGAACACCATGGCGACGCCGCGCGCCGCGGCAGGTACGTCGTTCACCAGACGGCCGCCGATATGCAGTTCGCCTTCACTCAGGTCTTCGAGACCCGCGATCATTCTCAGCAGAGTCGACTTGCCGCAACCCGAAGGTCCCAGAAAGACGCAGAACTCGTGCTGCGCTATCTCCAGATTCACGCGCCGGATCACCGGCGGATGGTCACCGTACGACTTCTGCACGTTCGTCAAACGAATTGCCGCCATGCTGCCTCCGTGGATTTAACCGCTTAAATTTCTAGGAAAAATAAGTGACCAACCCTTGCACGGCAGGCATTTAATCGCTTAAATTCGAGTTCGAGGGAAAAAGTCATGGCGGGTGTCTCCTGGATGTTTTCCAGCAAGTTATCAACGTCGCCCGCAGCTTGCAACATTTGAATCGCATTCCCTGAATATGGGATAAAGAAGTTATGGTCACTCTGTCCGAAGTTGCGAAGCGCGCTCACGTCACCGCCGCGACTGTCTCCAACGTGCTGCGCAACCGCGAGAAGGTGCGCCCCGAAACGGCTGAACGCGTGCTCAAGGCGATCGCCGATCTCGGCTACCGGCCCAACCTGAATGCACGCGCACTGGCCGAGGGCCGCTCGTCGACGCTCGCGTTGATGCTGTCGAATATCTCGAACCCGTTCTACCCCGAGTTCGTGCTGGCCGCCGAGCGTGCCGCGCGCAAAGCCGGCCACTTCCTGATGGTTTGCAATACTGACGATGACGCCGAGATCGGCCGCGCGTATCTGAACCAGATCGCAGGTACGCTGGCCGACGGCGTGCTCGTCATGAACACGGACATCACGATCAACGATCTGTGTGCGTCGGCTACGCACAGCGCGCCGATTCTGCTGGCCATGTGGGAACACCCGGAATCGCCGCCCGCGCTGCCTTGCATCGCCGTGGATTTTCATCTCGCGGGCGAGCTGGCCGCGCGGCATCTGCTCGAGCTCGGCCACCGCGAAATCGGCCTTCTGATCGGCGACGGTTGCGGCGGCTTGCAGGATGCGCGCTCCAACGGTTTTCGCGCCGCGATGCGCGCCGCCGGCATCGAGACCGACGCGGCGGCGGTGCTGCAAATCCGCGACTCGATCGACGCGGGCTACGCCGCCTGCATGCAACTGATGGCAAACCGGCCGCATCTCACCGCGATTTTCGCGACCAACGACCTGCTCGCGATCGGTGCGGCACAGGCGCTGCTGACGCTGGGCCGAGCGGTGCCGAACGACGTTTCGGTGATCGGCATTACGGACATTCAACTGGCGCACCAGGTGCATCCCGCTTTGACGACGGTCGCGATTCAGACCGCGGCGATCGCGGAGTTGTCGGTCGAGAGTCTGATCCGGCTGATCCAGACGCCGGACCAGCAGCCGTCGATGCTGCTCGCCCCGCCGCCCACGCTGATCGTGCGCGCGTCGACCGGGCCGCGACGGCCGAAATGAATTTGCAAGCCATTCAGCAGAAAATGCTGTCACAGCACGAAAAAAAAGGCGTGCAAACCGCCGACGCCCCGATTGTCAATTTGATCGATTGCGGCACAGGCGTAGCATCGATCCATCAATCGGCCCACGGTACGCGGCCGCGCCGCCGCGAGCCTCGCCGAATCAAGGGCAACCTGAAGGAGCAACCCGATGTCTCTCGCATTGACGCGCAGTGAACTGATTCGCCCGCAGAACCTGATCGACGGAAAATGGGCCGGTGCCGCCGACGGCGCCCGCTTTGCCGTCACCAACCCGGCCACCGGCGAAACGATCGTCGAAGTCGCGAACAGCGGCGCCGCGGACGCGCGCGCCGCCACCGACGCCGCAGCCCGCGCGTTCCCCGCCTGGCGCGATAAGCTGCCGCGCGAGCGCGCCGAGATCCTGCGCCGCTGGCACGCGCTGATCGTCGCCAATACCGACGATCTCGCGAAGCTGATGTCGATGGAACAGGGCAAGCCGCTCGCGGAAAGCCGCGGCGAAGTGGCTTACGGTGCGTCGTACGTGGCGTGGTTCGCCGACGAAGCGACCCGCATCTACGGCGATCTG encodes:
- the ugpC gene encoding sn-glycerol-3-phosphate ABC transporter ATP-binding protein UgpC; translation: MAAIRLTNVQKSYGDHPPVIRRVNLEIAQHEFCVFLGPSGCGKSTLLRMIAGLEDLSEGELHIGGRLVNDVPAAARGVAMVFQSYALFPHMTVFDNMAFGLKLAKQPKNVIDSKVREAARILQLDSFLERYPKALSGGQRQRVAIGRAIVREPGVFLFDEPLSNLDAALRGQTRVEIARLHQRFANASVVYVTHDQVEAMTLADRIVLLHAGADAERFGSIAQSGAPLELYHHPKSRFVAGFIGSPRMNFIDAVVDSIEPGSVTVTLTQSGERLTAQVDGQRLQRGQPVTLGVRPEHLRLDGAGQSVQCTTVLSERLGEHSYVHADHAAGTLIAKAAGDTPIGSGERIAIHVPPSACHLFDADGIALRRSAFEPERAAA
- a CDS encoding LacI family DNA-binding transcriptional regulator; amino-acid sequence: MVTLSEVAKRAHVTAATVSNVLRNREKVRPETAERVLKAIADLGYRPNLNARALAEGRSSTLALMLSNISNPFYPEFVLAAERAARKAGHFLMVCNTDDDAEIGRAYLNQIAGTLADGVLVMNTDITINDLCASATHSAPILLAMWEHPESPPALPCIAVDFHLAGELAARHLLELGHREIGLLIGDGCGGLQDARSNGFRAAMRAAGIETDAAAVLQIRDSIDAGYAACMQLMANRPHLTAIFATNDLLAIGAAQALLTLGRAVPNDVSVIGITDIQLAHQVHPALTTVAIQTAAIAELSVESLIRLIQTPDQQPSMLLAPPPTLIVRASTGPRRPK